Proteins found in one Numida meleagris isolate 19003 breed g44 Domestic line chromosome 25, NumMel1.0, whole genome shotgun sequence genomic segment:
- the TAF8 gene encoding transcription initiation factor TFIID subunit 8 isoform X1: protein MRRSADPAAVIAEIWRKVHAAFSMRARSAAARTAVPFFQRLVMGMLLSTLIPPLSLERTGRAVPRGGRGRELWNRKPARRLQHPECPARLAARPRRLAHAHSALWLQDGRHSTRRFRHGNGSSPLGRERSGSKHTTTPADNYYLARRRTLQVVVSSLLTEAGFESAEKAAVETLTEMLQSYISEIGRSAKSYCEHTARTQPTLSDIVVTLVEMGFNVETLPAYAKRSQRMVITAPPVTNQPVTPKALTAGQNKPHPSHIPGHFPEFPDPHTYIKTPTYREPVSDYQVLREKAASQRRDVERALTRFMAKTGETQSLFKDDVSTFPLIAARPFTVPYLTALLPSELEMQQMEETDSSEQDDQTDTENLPLHMSTDDSGPEKENASVLQQNTSLSGSRNGEENMIDNPYLRPVKKPKIRRKK, encoded by the exons ATGCGGCGCTCCGCTGACCCCGCAGCTGTGATCGCTGAGATTTGGCGGAAGGTTCACGCTGCTTTCAGCATGAGAGCCCGGAGCGCTGCCGCGCGCACCGCTGTACCGTTCTTCCAAAGGCTTGTCATGGGAATGCTATTATCGACGCTCATTCCCCCCCTCTCTCTTGAGCGCACCGGGAGGGCTGTGCCCCGGGGGGGGCGCGGCCGAGAGTTGTGGAACCGCAAACCCGCGCGCCGCCTACAGCACCCAGAGTGCCCCGCGCGCCTCGCAGCACGTCCCCGGCGCCTCGCACATGCGCATAGCGCTCTATGGCTCCAAGATGGCCGACACAGCACCCGGCGGTTCCGGCACGGTAACGGCAGCTCCCCGTTGGGCCGCGAG AGGTCAGGTAGCAAGCACACGACCACGCCGGCGGACAACTACTACCTGGCGCGGAGGAGGACTCTGCAGGTGGTGGTCAGCTCCTTGCTCACTGAAGCTGGCTTTGAGAGTGCTGAAAAGGCTGCGGTGGAGACACTGACAGAGATGTTACAGAGCT atatttctgaaattggAAGGAGTGCAAAGTCCTACTGTGAACATACAGCCAGGACACAGCCTACGCTCTCTGATATAGTGGTTACTTTAGTGGAAATGG ggTTCAATGTTGAAACGCTTCCTGCATATGCAAAGCGCTCCCAGAGGATGGTCATCACTGCCC CTCCCGTGACAAACCAGCCTGTGACTCCCAAAGCCCTGACAGCTGGACAGAACAAGCCACATCCGTCCCACATCCCTGGCCATTTTCCCGAGTTTCCAGATCCTCACACCTACATCAAGACACCA ACATACCGAGAGCCAGTATCTGATTATCAAGTCCTACGGGAAAAGGCAGCATCTCAGAGACGTGACGTGGAAAGAGCTCTCACACGCTTCATGGCTAAGACGGGAGAAACACAGAGTCTCTTCAAAGATGATGTTAGCACATTCCCAT TGATTGCTGCCAGGCCTTTCACTGTACCCTACCTGACAGCTCTCCTCCCCTCTGAGCTGGAAATGCAGCAAATGGAAGAAACAGATTCATCTGAGCAAGACGACCAGACGGACACGGAGAACCTGCCCTTGCATATGAGCACG GATGATTCAGGACCTGAAAAAGAGAACGCTTCAGTATTACAGCAGAACACCTCCTTGTCTGGCAGCCGTAATGGGGAGGAGAATATGATAGACAATCCTTACCTCCGGCCAGTGAAAAAGCCCAAGATCcgcagaaagaaatga
- the TAF8 gene encoding transcription initiation factor TFIID subunit 8 isoform X2 produces MRIALYGSKMADTAPGGSGTRSGSKHTTTPADNYYLARRRTLQVVVSSLLTEAGFESAEKAAVETLTEMLQSYISEIGRSAKSYCEHTARTQPTLSDIVVTLVEMGFNVETLPAYAKRSQRMVITAPPVTNQPVTPKALTAGQNKPHPSHIPGHFPEFPDPHTYIKTPTYREPVSDYQVLREKAASQRRDVERALTRFMAKTGETQSLFKDDVSTFPLIAARPFTVPYLTALLPSELEMQQMEETDSSEQDDQTDTENLPLHMSTDDSGPEKENASVLQQNTSLSGSRNGEENMIDNPYLRPVKKPKIRRKK; encoded by the exons ATGCGCATAGCGCTCTATGGCTCCAAGATGGCCGACACAGCACCCGGCGGTTCCGGCACG AGGTCAGGTAGCAAGCACACGACCACGCCGGCGGACAACTACTACCTGGCGCGGAGGAGGACTCTGCAGGTGGTGGTCAGCTCCTTGCTCACTGAAGCTGGCTTTGAGAGTGCTGAAAAGGCTGCGGTGGAGACACTGACAGAGATGTTACAGAGCT atatttctgaaattggAAGGAGTGCAAAGTCCTACTGTGAACATACAGCCAGGACACAGCCTACGCTCTCTGATATAGTGGTTACTTTAGTGGAAATGG ggTTCAATGTTGAAACGCTTCCTGCATATGCAAAGCGCTCCCAGAGGATGGTCATCACTGCCC CTCCCGTGACAAACCAGCCTGTGACTCCCAAAGCCCTGACAGCTGGACAGAACAAGCCACATCCGTCCCACATCCCTGGCCATTTTCCCGAGTTTCCAGATCCTCACACCTACATCAAGACACCA ACATACCGAGAGCCAGTATCTGATTATCAAGTCCTACGGGAAAAGGCAGCATCTCAGAGACGTGACGTGGAAAGAGCTCTCACACGCTTCATGGCTAAGACGGGAGAAACACAGAGTCTCTTCAAAGATGATGTTAGCACATTCCCAT TGATTGCTGCCAGGCCTTTCACTGTACCCTACCTGACAGCTCTCCTCCCCTCTGAGCTGGAAATGCAGCAAATGGAAGAAACAGATTCATCTGAGCAAGACGACCAGACGGACACGGAGAACCTGCCCTTGCATATGAGCACG GATGATTCAGGACCTGAAAAAGAGAACGCTTCAGTATTACAGCAGAACACCTCCTTGTCTGGCAGCCGTAATGGGGAGGAGAATATGATAGACAATCCTTACCTCCGGCCAGTGAAAAAGCCCAAGATCcgcagaaagaaatga
- the PIFO gene encoding protein pitchfork, with translation MSAERRPRDVHKQISFGSCQDQKMFPLHHAPDRLGIQLAAIRGNPLLGPGCYLSQEESSLIYSFGTKPLSKKGYVIGARTARRFIPEQQTVTPGPGTYQSFWNKKRKCQPNYAPFSTKTPRFPDKPPNKELFPGPGTYDADKQLHKKITWPMKFGSPDWSLVPMPAKRMLKTEVQKLIMDREFRKHRNRVAYLSLYES, from the exons ATGTCTGCAGAGCGACGGCCCAGAG ATGTGCACAAGCAAATCTCATTTGGGTCATGCCAAGATCAGAAAATGTTCCCTCTCCACCATGCTCCAGACAGGCTGGGAATCCAGCTAGCAGCCATCAGGGGAAACCCACTCCTAGGGCCAGGCTGTTACCTGAGTCAGGAG GAAAGCAGCCTCATATACTCCTTTGGAACAAAACCACTGAGCAAGAAAGGCTATGTGATAGGAGCCCGAACAGCCCGGCGATTCATACCAGAGCAACAG actGTGACTCCCGGACCAGGTACATACCAGTCGTTctggaataaaaagagaaaatgccagCCTAACTATGCTCCATTTTCCACTAAGACACCACGATTTCCTGATAAGCCTCCAAATAAAGAACTTTTCCCTGG ACCTGGAACTTACGATGCAGACAAACAATTACACAAAAAGATCACTTGGCCAATGAAGTTTGGGTCTCCAGATTGGTCTTTAGTGCCAATGCCAGCAAAGAGGATGCTAAAAACGGAGGTACAGAAG ctgatcATGGACAGAGAATTCAGGAAGCATCGGAACCGTGTGGCCTACCTGAGTTTATATGAGAGCTGA